The sequence below is a genomic window from Sulfuracidifex metallicus DSM 6482 = JCM 9184.
TACAGTGCTCTTTGGAGCATCGATCTTCATTACTTCTCCTTGTTGGAACTGAATTCCCTTTTCTGGCATCGCTTGACTAAGGTCAATCTTTAGCTCCTCTACGTCTCTTACCCCTATAGCAACATGAGGCAGAGCGGGTCTAAAGTAAGTGAATCTATCCTTATTTATCAGCTTGATGTCAGCCTTATTTCCAACTAATCTCTTTAATGTGTATACAGCACTTAATCCTCCAAATCTTCCTCCTAGTACAAGAACCTTTGGCATGTTTATCTAAATATATGTTCATTTAACGTACTTAATAAACCTTTTTAAAAAACTCTTTAAAGGATAGAACTTTGAGACTAATTATCTTTAAAAGTGCGTTTATGGGTGGATAACTAATTAATCTAATTAAATAGTTTTATAATATTTTTAATTTCTCTTCTCATATATGATATTTAGAACTTATATATAAATTAATGTATAAAAATGTTATATCTATTTTTATATGTAATATATTTAAATGGAAAAGTTGAAAAAAAACTTTAAAGACATTAAAGTATAAGTTAAAGTTATGTTGTCATTAGAAGACAAGTACGTGGAAGTAAATGGAGTTAAGATACATTATCTAGAAAAGGGGGAAGGTAAACCCTTTCTATTATTTCATGGAGCTAGGTTTAACGCCTATACGTATAAGGAAACTGGAACTATCGACGCAATAGCTGAAGTTGGATATAAAGCAATTTCTGTTGATTTTCCTGGTTACGGTAAGTCTTCCTCAGGCAACTTTGGAAGTTTGAGTGACTTTATCAACTCATTCGTTGATACAATGAAGCTAGATAAACCAATTCTTTTAGGTGCATCGATGGGAGGTGAGGCAGTTTTAGGTTTTGCTGTAACTCATCCTGAGAAGGTAAGAGGACTTGTACTAGTCGGCGCAGTTGGAGTTCCATCATACGAGAAGTATCTTCCTAAACTTGACGGTAAACCA
It includes:
- a CDS encoding alpha/beta hydrolase — encoded protein: MLSLEDKYVEVNGVKIHYLEKGEGKPFLLFHGARFNAYTYKETGTIDAIAEVGYKAISVDFPGYGKSSSGNFGSLSDFINSFVDTMKLDKPILLGASMGGEAVLGFAVTHPEKVRGLVLVGAVGVPSYEKYLPKLDGKPVLLIWGSQDSVSPRSNAELIQRYIKTSKFYNVGKQHACYLDDANGFNVKIKEFLKGL